AAGGCCCACAAGAGCAAATGAGGCTCAGAAAAACAGCCGATGTAGGTGTCGTCGGGGTAATTTCATAGCTTAGATAAACAGACAGAGTATAAGATAGAGATCTTTCCCAGCTCAGGAGTCTCAGGGTTCCGTTGTAATACAAGTGTTACCGGAAGACTTAATGCATACCTTGCGTGTTTCTTCCTGCAGTTATGCCCACGTTGAGGTCGAACCGCCCGCCGACACCATCCTGGCTATCCGCAGTGGAGCTCCCCTCTAGCTTATAAGCGCCTCGGCCACGTAACCTCCTCGTATCGTTGTAGTAGCAAGGATATATCGTGCGgctactttttttctttgttctgccAAACCGCACGCGCCTGGTATATTGCATACACTAGCACATGCCCACCGTATCCGCAAATTTCTAAAATTTGCGAATCGAGGAAGatcagtcatttttttttggtgcaacaATCATAAGATTTATGTCGATTTCGGGCTGGAAGCCCCTCATATATAGTGACGTATAAATAATAGGCGCCTTTCACCAGCTGTGTCCATGTTATCTAAGTCAAATACGGCATTCCAGTATTGAATACGATTCCTCGCCACTATAAAATGCGCTGGTGCAATTAGTGGGAAACGCTTGAGCCCTTTCATAGGAATCTGTGACGCAAAATAATCCTTCATCCTGTTTCATACTGAATGGTTCGCTTGTGAATACTGCGTGCAGGTAAGGGTCGTGCACTGAAACACGCGGTATTGGGAGTGCGAATGAAACTATAGAAATACGGACGCCACTTAAAGTGGGAAGTATACGGAACTTCGTGGGCATTGCTTGTTTTTGGTGAGGTTTCAATATCCTATCCAAACGGTTTTCGCATGGTTTTCATACGTTGTGCATGACGTCATGCGCGGGCGGTATGAATTTTTCGTCTGCGTTTTGCTTTGCCGTCTGCGTTGTAGGTACACTCCATATAGAATTCACATGTTCCACATAGTTTGCACTTGAGCCTTAAGAAGAGCATATGAGATTATGCGAATCGCCATACTGAACATTATCGCAGGTTAACTGAACCTCTGGCCACATTTAGGTTTTTGACGTGTCATCAAGATTCATTCCCTCCTTCTATGCTTCATCACTGTGGCGGAGGAAAGACTGGACAGGAAATATATCTTTACTACAGAAGTCCAGAATTGTGCACTTGTAAAAAGGGTTTTTTTCTCGCTGTCTCTTCATGCTTTAACTAGTAACTTAACCAGCAAATAAGCATGTAGAaactcatcattatcatcatcatccttactacacccaccgcagagcaaagacctctctcatgtctctccaattaaccatgtcctctGCAATGCGTCGAAAATATCAATCAAGATATTAAAAGCTGCCTCAAATAATAGCGTGAAATTTCATAATCAGATAATTTCTTGCATGCATGCAGCTGCTTCTCTTGTGTCGAATGTCCTGTTGAAACCCTGGCGGGCAGTAACATTTATAGTgaccaaactgcacttgtcatTGCGGCATTAAGAATGAAGTGACAATACATTATCCGTACAAACAGTAGGGGTGACGAATACTCGCTTTTTGGACTGACTGTTACAATTAAATTCACTACATATCTCCTGTGCTGCTCAACGAAGACCAGCTCACCTGCTCATGACGAAGCTCAACAGGAAAGGTAACAGGAGAATGTTCATCCTAGAAGACTGGAAGTCTTGCAGCCATTCGTTAGCACTGAGGCCATGCAAGAAGTTGTCCAGTCGATGTGGCCATCTCGTGTGGCGCATCACGCGCAGGAATCTCTCGTGCAAGGTGGCCCCCGGGATAGACACGTTTTCAGGCCTGCACCCTGGACCTCCGCTGAACAGCTCGCCCAGGTACGAGGCCCAGGGCCGTTTGAGGGTTTCCATCGTAGACAGTGCGTTGAAGAACCGCTCGTGGATGGTCTTTCCGGGTAAAAGCTGGCAGGCTGGTTTGAAATACAAATCAAGTTAGAAGGATTAACCAAATGTCTTCTTAAATGATTCTTGCGTTAATTTGCTGTTCACTTTCCTACTGCGGGTACTCTCTTATCTGCGAAGATAAGAACAAGATCTGACAAAACTGGAAACAATAGCTGTTAATAGACTTTCTTTTGAAGCAGTGAGCCTGGTGAGTAAAATTAATTTCAATGAAATAATTAATGAACGAATGTTTACTTCCCAACGCACTAAAGTGGATGGGTCTCAGATGAAAATCTACGCCATCACCGAAAAAACAACGGTAAGAAAGGTAAGCAAACTAGGTAAGCCACATGCAACAGTCTATCACCTTAcaacatgcaatgaataaaagcACAGTGAAGAGTAAACGTTATCGCCAATGCTCCAACATAGAAGGAAACAAAAGACTGAACTACGTTGATTAAAGAACAACTTGAACTTCGTTATGGGGGATGCAAGAATAGTTGGATTTTTTATAAGATAAATATTTTCTGGGAGCGTTCATTCACGTTTACTTCTTGTGAAGAAGTGTTTTTGGTACAGCCTATAAAATCAGAAACAGTTGTAGAAGCGGAAGTTCACTGAGGCGAGAACCTAAAGTATATCAGTAAGCGATAGTCAAAAAAGTGGCACGCACATGAATTAGTCTACAGCGAGGCAGTAAATTTACCATTTAAGCAGAGAAACGGTAAGTATACTTTTCTTTTTGAAAGAGGGCAGGATATTAAGCTTTCAGATTTTGAGTCCGAAATATCATGCCAGTAACTTATACTATTGAAATATGCATAACATTGCAAGCTTTTGCTTCAGAGAAAAATCAGTAATGGGTCAAAGCAAATGCCCACCTTTCTGATTCTAAAGCAAAGCTGAATTGTAGTAATGATTCTGATTCCTAATACAAACGATTGAACACCGACTGTGGACAAAGGACACAAGTGGCAGTTAATAACATGTCGTAACAATGGTCTAACTCCGGATTGCGGTTTTCCATAACCTTAGTATTGTCACAATGGTGACCACTCTAAGCTATAAGATGCGCAAGCGCAACCACGTGTAGCTTACTTGTCCCGTTTCCGAAGGCCCGGTCTTGGTCCTGTGTGCCTTCAGCgctggcatctcgctggctgtaGTTGCCCGATGGCTCCACAAATGCACCGATCAACTCGTGGATTTCCTTTAATACGGCGCCCTCCGCTGTGTAACAGCTGGGCCACATGATGACTGTAGTGAGGAGGGCGCCGGGCAGGATCTGAGCCACAACGGCCATCGtgcctccttcttcttcttcttcttcttcaccccaggtatatggcacatacccacgcggggggattggccaaagtgTAGTCacgattcttcttcttcttcaactCACGATCATacgtcttcttcttcctcttcacaCTAAAGCAAAAAGTGTCGGCATAAGCCACTGATTGCAAAGCATGGTAACACGGTTTTGGGCAAAGTCAGGGTAATTGAGGACTGCTATACGCTGACGATGATTGGTTGAGCTTAGACGCTTGGGGGTTGTTCGGAAGAAGACCGTAGATAATGTGACACACTTTGATGCATTGGAAGAAACATCACCTTTCCCACTTCACGCAGATTGGTTCCTGCCAGAAGAATCCAAATCCCTAGTCCCGCGCCAGTTAACACGCGCACTAATTTGCCAACAGGCCTTCTAGATACAATGTGTCCTCAGAactacttgctgttgggctagttggatcatcataaagttgaatggcgcaagggaacgaagacaggaagacacagagacagaaaggcgctctttctgtctctatgttttcctgtgttcgttcccttgcgccattcaaatttaCAATGTTTCCTCAGAAACGTTAGCCCACAGTGCAACCGCCAGTATTACTACAACATATTAACATTGGACAATCCTCATATCTCCTCGTCTTGTAAATTTCTTGGCGAAGCTCGACTGCACTCCTTGCGACATGCTCCTACGTCCCCGTCCCCGTTCATCCTCATCCTCACAAAAGCTTTAGCAAATTTGAAGAATACATAATGAGGCGACCATTAACTAATACTCTGCACAATCTCTGTTTgatgagtaaatggtatccagacacATACGATTCATTCTGCCCCCTTTTTGGCGCAGTCCACACAGTTCAGGAATGTCacgaaaacccagacttggacaacAATCCCGATCCGGCATATGAGCGcagggaggcaacccttcatagccacagtcccctAGACCAGAagtcgctggttgagaggggccggattaagatggcgaccaatgggtgctcatactgaacccacccagtatttatgaccttaataaatgttttctctcctCCTCTTATTTAAAAATCTACGCTTAGCGCCACATTCCTCGGATGAATAGAAAACAAAACAGGTGTGGAACATAAGCAAAACAAGTCGAATTGAAAAAATTGGTGGAAACGTGGCAGCGGGAGGACTCGTGTTACAGCTCAAATTAAAACACTAAAAAACAGTAACCAAGTGAAAAGGACCGGAAAAGTGTAGGTCAAATGAAGATGAAAAGGATTATTGTCTGCTCTTTTGTCATTTTAACTTAACTCTTGCCCCGCAGAGAGCATGAAAGGTAATTTAAATTAATCCGAGGGAGGAACGATTTCAAGCATTTCACACTTTTTCAAGGGCTGGGGAAGTGCGAAAACTTGAAGAACTAATCACGGAAATCACTGAACAGACTGTTCCCGGCGTGCAATCACAGCGCGTACGGCGTTCTGGTATTCATCTTCTCTTCGGGACTCAAGCTGCTGGCAGGATATTTACAAAACGCAGGCGGCACATCTATCCCTGCACTTCGTAGATATTATGTTTATAAGCCAGCCTAACAGATAATAAGTACTTTGGAAACGCCCGTAATGATGATTCCCGAGCTCAACTTATCACACTGAAGAAAGAATAGAAAATAGAGAAAAAATGAACCACCTCCTCGGTAGTGGAAGGTCAGGATCCGGAGTAAAGAACTCAAATTCGTTCTTtttgatttttttcatttattgttaTTAGCTTAATCACGTGTTGTAACACTTGCAAGTTCTGAATTTCTACGCTGCCCGGCAGCATCGACAACATCTAGATCTAAGTGCAATGCAGCACGTATTGCGCATTAATACTTTAGTGGCTGCTCAACACTTTCAGGTTGCTGAGCAAGATTGCAACGCTCCGaaaaagtggaaaaaaaatgctttgctaGAACCCAGGCTCCTGCTGTGCTGTCTTGAGACCTGAAGGGCGCCTTCGTACCTTATCAAAGGCTCA
This portion of the Amblyomma americanum isolate KBUSLIRL-KWMA chromosome 10, ASM5285725v1, whole genome shotgun sequence genome encodes:
- the LOC144107498 gene encoding uncharacterized protein LOC144107498 isoform X2; translation: MAVVAQILPGALLTTVIMWPSCYTAEGAVLKEIHELIGAFVEPSGNYSQRDASAEGTQDQDRAFGNGTTCQLLPGKTIHERFFNALSTMETLKRPWASYLGELFSGGPGCRPENVSIPGATLHERFLRVMRHTRWPHRLDNFLHGLSANEWLQDFQSSRMNILLLPFLLSFVMSRLRGRGAYKLEGSSTADSQDGVGGRFDLNVGITAGRNTQGKAFDTDEKKRAPGEVIQRSRLTHFWRSSPDSALHHPVIAAPTFSDLSF
- the LOC144107498 gene encoding uncharacterized protein LOC144107498 isoform X3, producing the protein MAVVAQILPGALLTTVIMWPSCYTAEGAVLKEIHELIGAFVEPSGNYSQRDASAEGTQDQDRAFGNGTTCQLLPGKTIHERFFNALSTMETLKRPWASYLGELFSGGPGCRPENVSIPGATLHERFLRVMRHTRWPHRLDNFLHGLSANEWLQDFQSSRMNILLLPFLLSFVMSRKGIRY